AAAGCTTAAAGAATTATTACAGGATATATATAAACCCAATTCCTAATTTTATAAATTTAAGGGAGAATTAATTATAAATTAATTTTACAATTTTGTGGAACACGAAAACGAACATTTAGACATACGAGAAAAACTTTTACGACTTCCTAAATTACAAGCCGACGAAAATTTTCTGAAAAGACTTCAGATTCAAATCGATATTTTAGATTCTGAAGAACGAACAAGAGACGTTGTTGATAAAGGCACAGCCTCATCCTATTTCAAAAATTTATTCGGAGCACGACTTGTTCCTGCATTGGGAATTTCATCACTTGTTGTAGCTGCATTTTTAGTATACTTCATTTTAGGAGATAAAAAAGATGCCGTTGTAAACAATATGACGAGCAGTAAAAATACTGAAACGATTATAACAAAGGAACAACCCGGCGAAACGAATTCTCCTGTTGTAACCGGAAAAGAACTTACCCAAAAGGAACTCACCGATATAAAAGAAAAAGTTTTAGCAAAGACTGAAGAAAAGCCAAGAGAAACACCTGATACATACGGTAATAAAATTGCTCAGCCAAAAGTCACTGACGAAAGAAGTCTGCAGCAAAGTGTACAGGATATTAAGAAAAATGTAAATATTGACCAGGAGCAAAGCGGAAGGACAATGGAAGAAAAACCTGCGCCTGTTGTTATTCCTGAGAAAAAAACGGACAAAATTAAGGATGCAGAATCTTCATCAATAGAACCGAAAAAAGAAACGATGAAGACTGAGGCACCTGTGACTTCAACCGAAAAGGAAAAAACCGTCAATGAAGGCGGCAGAGGAAATACTGACACAAAAACCGCAAAAGCAAACATAAAACCGAAGAAAAAAGACTTAAACGGCGTTATTGAGATAAATAAATCCGGTCTAGAATCTATAAGAGATAAAGTAAAATAATCCCGCACTTTTCCAATTTCTATTAATATTTTTAATAGCTAATTTTGTATTAAACTTATTACTCTCCCCATCATCTAACTAATGAAATTCAGCTCAAAAATTAAAATTACTTTACGCAAAAGTATTTTAGACCCGCAGGGTAAGGCAATTGAACACTCGCTTAAATCCATCGGGTATGATTCTATTTTAGATACAAGAATCGGGAAGTTCATCGAGCTTCTTGTTGAGGCTGACTCTTCCGAGAAAGCAAAACAAATTACGGAAGATGCCTGCAAGAAACTTTTGGCAAATCCTGTAATGGAAGATTATGAATTTGAAACGGTTGAATTAAAGGCGTAGGGTATAGAATGAGTAAGGCAAAGATTGGCGTAGTAGTTTTTCCCGGTTCAAACTGCGATCATGATGCATACAACGTATGCAAGCACGTACTTAATGCAGATACAAAATTCCTATGGCATAAAGAGGGAAGTATTGATGACAGGAATGTAATTATTCTGCCCGGCGGATTTTCATACGGTGACTATTTAAGATGCGGAGCGATTTCAAGATTTTCCTCAATAATGACGGATGTGATAAGATTTGCGAACAATGGCGGAATAGTTATAGGAATTTGCAACGGATTTCAGGTCTTGTGTGAGTCAGGCTTGCTTCCCGGAGCGCTTTTAAGGAATGAAAATCTCAAGTTTATATGCAAAACTGTTTCATTGAAAGTAGAAAATAATAAGAGTATTTTTACAGGCAAATACGATATAAAAGAAAATATTAATATTCCCATTGCCCACGGCGAGGGAAATTATTACTGCGATGAAAACACACTGAGTGAACTGATAAGCAATAACCAGATTTTATTCAGCTATAATGAGAACCCAAACGGTTCTTTATTCAATATAGCCGGAATACAGAATAAACACAGAAACGTTTTAGGAATGATGCCTCATCCGGAAAGAGCCTCTGAGAAGGTGCTTGGTAACGATGACGGAAAGAGGTTGTTTGAAAGCGTTGTAGAAAGTATATTATAAAAGAGTTTATACAAATAAAATAAATCAATTAACATGTTTGGATTAGGAACACCCGAAATAATATTAATCGCGCTGGTTATCTTAGTGCTGTTCGGAGCTAAGAAAATCCCGGATTTAATGCAGGGACTCGGAAAAGGAATCAGAGAATTTAAAAAGGCTTCAAGCGATATCGAAAAAGATATAACGAATCACGACCGCGATAACGATAAGAAACCTGCTGCGTAATATTTAAAAGTAAAAATTCGATTCTTTAATTAATATTTACCTCAAAGGGATTTATATGTTTAAATCCCTTTTGCTTTATTTATAAATTATATCAATATGACTGCAATCCCATCAACATATTCAGAACTCAGAAAAAATTTAGATTCAGGAAGTATAACATGCACATATGTTGTTGAGCATTATCTTTCAAATATAAAAGCTAAAGAAAGCTTAAATGTTTTTATTTCTTTATTTGAAAATGAAGCGCTGGAACAGGCAAAGATTGTAGATGAGAAAATCAAGAACGGAACTGCAGGCGAGCTTGCAGGGATGGTGATATCAGTCAAAGATGTAATTTCTGTTAAAGATGCTTTGCTGACTTGCGGCTCAAAAATACTCAGCAACTTTAATGCGATATATGATGCAACAGTTATAAAAAGATTGAAGGATGCCGATGCAATTTTAATAGGTAAAGTTAACTGTGATGAATTTGCAATGGGTTCCTCCAATGAAAATTCATATTACGGAGTAACAAAAAATCCGATAGATGAAACAAGAGTTCCAGGCGGTTCATCGGGAGCAAGCGCAGTATCTGTAGCTGCAGATATGTGTATGGTATCACTCGGTTCGGAAACAGGCGGCTCAATAAGGCAGCCGGCATCATTCTGCGGAATCACAGGGCTGAAGGCAAGCTACGGAAGAATTTCACGATTCGGTCTTGTTGCATTTGCATCATCATTCGATTCTATCGGTCTTTTTGCAAAGGAAAATGAAAACATTGCAAGAGTACTTAAAGTAATTGCCGGAAGAGATGAACAAGACTCAACTTCTGCCGATGTTGAAGTACCTGATTACACTGAAGAGATAAAAGGAAAATTAGATCCGAAGAAAATAAAAATAGGATTTGCCAAAGAATATTTCGGCGAAGGACTTAATGAAGAAATTAAACAAACAATCTTAGCCAAGCTTGAGCATTTAAAAAATAAAGGATTTGAGGTCACTGAAATTGAATTGCCTTACTCTAAATACGGAATTCAGACTTATTATATATTAACTTGCGCAGAGGCATCGAGCAACTTATCAAGATATGACGGAGTAAGATACGGAGTCCGCTCTAAAAAATCTGAAGTATTGGAAGATATGTACGTGAACACACGCTCAGAAGGATTCGGAGACGAAGTGAAAAGAAGAATTATGCTTGGCACTTACGTGCTTTCATCGGGATATTATGATGCGTATTACCGAAAAGGTCAGAAAGTAAGAAATCTTATCAAGAAAGATTTTGAAAAGGCATTTGAAAAAGTTGATTTTATAATTTCACCTACTACTCCGACCGCTGCATTTAAAATCGGAGATAAAATAGATGACCCGCTTGCAATGTATCTGAACGATATTTACACTGTGTCTGCTAACCTTGCAGGCAACTGCGCCTTGTCTGTTCCGGTTGGAAAAGATAAAGAAGGGCTTCCGTTCGGCATTCAGGTCATGGGTAAAAAATTCGATGAGGCAGGATTGTTGAGAATGGCAAATTTATTATCAGAATAAAATCTAAGTAGTCTATCTTGTAAGATTAAATTCAAAGCGCGTTCCCTTGTTCTCTTCACTCTCTACTTTTATCTGGCTCTTATGCACTTCAAGAATGTGTTTCACAATTGAGAGTCCCAATCCGCTGCCGCCAACATCACGTGAGCGCGTTTTATCCACTCTGTAAAATCTTTCAAAGAGTCTTGGCAGGTCAGCTTTAGGAATTCCGATTCCGTTATCTTCCACTGCAATAGTTACTTCTTTAGGTTTCATTTCAGTCGTTACCTTTATCACTCCCTCTGCATTTGTATATTTCACAGCGTTATCAATCAGGTTTATCATTACCTGTTTTAATCTCTCTTCATCTCCGAAAACATTCACTCCGTTTGAGCTTCCCGGATTGAACTCAATAGTAATATGTTTTTTGCTTGCAATTCCCTGCAAGTCATCGATAGTCTTTTTAATCATGTCGTTCACTCTGAAGTATCTTTTACTCATTTTCATACCTGCTTCAAGCTTTGAAATGCTTATCAGGTCATCGACTAAGTCTTTCAATCTGTATGTCTGCTTTATCGCTCTCTGAAGAAAATCTTCAGCAACTGCTTTATCATTCATTGCCCCATCAAGAAGTGTCTCTAATGAAAGTTGTATTGCAAAAATTGGTGTACGGAGTTCATGAGTTACGTTGCCGAGAAATTCGTTTCTGTTTACCTTGAAAGTTTTTGCAGTCTGTAAATCACTTGATAATCTTTCTGCAACATCAATGAGAAGATTATTTATATTATAAATATAAAGTGATTTTGACTTTTCATCTCTGTAATGAATAAGCTCTGCAAGAATTTCATTCACTGCAGAAATTTCATTATCCAGTTCTTCGCTGTTATCTTTTTTTGAGCTGAGCTTAGTTGTAATTTTTGAAAGGTCCTGAAGCGGTTTGAATAACTCAAATTTTATGAACGCAAACGTTGCTCCGTAGCAAACGAGCATAATAACAGCAGAAGCAATCAGTGTCTCATTAGAAACATCAATTACCTTTGATAAAAAAATAATAAAGACAAGGAATAGTAATGAATAAAGGAGTGTGAATTTCGTGAATAGCTTTAACCTGTTCTTCATACGTAAAATATAATTACTTCGCTTCTTTAAATCTATATCCTAAACCTTTGATGGTTTCTATGTAATCATTGTACTCGCCGAGTTTCTCTCTCACCTTCGCAACATGTACGTCAACGGTTCTATCTACTACGTAAATGTTTTCTCCCCAAATCTGGTTCAATAAAATCTCACGGGAGAAAACTCTGCCGCGGTTAGCAATTAGAAAATGTAAGAGCTGAAATTCTTTTTTAGGGAAGAAAATTTCTTTTTTGTTTATTTTCACTGAGTGAGTAACGCTGTCGACTTCAAGATTTTTGAACTTAATTATTTCATCAAGCTTTGTATTTCTTTCTGCTTCAACATTGCTTCTGCGGATAACGGATTTTACTCGGGCAATTACTTTTCTTGGTGAGAGCGGCTTATGAATATAATCATCTGCACCGAGCTCAAGGCCTAGAATTTCATCTATCTCGTTTTCTTTTGCGGTTAAAAATATTACAGGGATTTTTGCTGTGGCGGGATTTTGTTTAAGCTGCTTACAGACTTCAAAGCCGTTAAGCTCCGGCATCATTATGTCAAGCAGAATTAAATCAGGGTGGCTTTCAACTAACTCCAGCGCTTCTTTACCGTTGTACGCAGCTAAAACTTCGAACTCATGTTCCTTTTCAAGATTGTATTTCAGTATATCGACGATATCTTTTTCGTCATCAACTACAAGTATTTTCTTTTTCACCTTATTGTTTTTCATCAATATACACTATTAATGTAAAGAAACCGTAAAGTTTTTATTTAAAAATTACTTCCTTTCCGAGCTTAGCAGACTTGTAAATAGCGTCCACAATCTTCATTCTTGAAAGCGCTTCATCTCCGTTGCAGATAATTTCAGCTTCGTTGTTGATTACTTTCACAAAATGCTGCAGTTCGAACTCATAACTCTTCTTGAATTGGTTCGCAGGCATCTGTAATTTATTCGGGGTGATGTTGAATAATTTATCTCCCATTCTTTTATAGATACGCAGCGGATTTATTGCCGAGCTTCCGGTCTTTCCGAATACGTTGCAATAAAATAATTCACCTTCTCTTTGCAGGCTCCAGCTTGTTTCTATTGAAAGTGTTGAACCGTTCTTGAACTTTATTAAACTTATATTTGAATCTTCTACGTTCTTTGTATTGTGATTATAATTTACTGCTGATACACTTAACGGTTCAGGAAAACCAAGCATCCACATTCCAAGGTCAAGCATTACAATTCCGTTATCGAGTAACACACCGCCACCTGATTTTTCTTTTTCAAGAAACCATTTCTGGTCAGAGCTTTGTGTTTTTATCCATCCTGTTTTAACATAAAATGGCTCACCAATTTCTTTTCCCTTCACAAATGTTTTCATAAGCATTACATCGTTGCGGAATCTGTTATTCATACCGATCATCAATTTCTTTTTGTGTTTCTTCGCAGCTTCAACTATATCTTCTGCCTCTGCATAATTTCTTGCAATGGGTTTTTCTACAAGTACGTCTTTACCCGCAGCAAATGATTTTAACGCAAGCTCTCTGTGCGCATCGGTCTGAGCAGTGATGATTACTGCAGCAATCTCAGGATTCTCATCAAGCATTTTATCAAAATCTTTGTACCATTTTTTTATTCCGTATTTGGAGGCAATAGTTTTTGCTTTTGAAAGCTCAAGATCGCATACAGCGGTGATTTCCACATCATTCATTTTTGATAGAATAGGAATATGGTTTACCTGTGCTATTCCGCCTAGTCCTACAATTGCGAGTTGGGTTTTGCTCATAGAAAAGTTGGTTAGAATTTGAAGTTTTTGTTGAAGGAGTAAAAAGTCAAGACACCCGAATCACATATGATTATTACTTACCGTTGCTTCATTCCTGACCTGGCGGGGTTGGGTAATGTCACATTGTTCGGGGCTTGACAAATTTAACTCAATATAACTTTAACTGACTGAAAATTAAATAAACTAAAAAATACCTTTTTATTTCTAAATTTTCATTTTGTTCTCCTTTCCAACTCCTGTTTGGGAAGGAACGTTGTAGCGAAGCTCTGCTTCACTGCGAAACGGAGTTTCGCGGAATATGCATTCCCAAATAAAGTTTGGGAATGATCACTTTCATAATTCTCCTATTATTTTTTCTGCAGTTTCATCAAGTGCATTTCTTTCTTTTGGAACAAAATATTCATCGGAAAATTGCAAGCCGAAGCCGTCATTTTTAAATCTTGGGACTATATGTATATGCAGATGAAATATTTCCTGTCCTGCAGCTTCTCCGTTTGCAATAAGATTCAACACACCCTCACACTTTACTGCTTTTGAAACAGCGTTGTTTAATTTTTTAGTGACTGCCATCAAGTGCTTTGCAGTTTCCTCATCACAATCTTCCAATGTTTCATAATGTTTCTTAGGCACAACAAGTGTATGCCCTTCATTCACCGGCTGAATATCCATGAAGGCAATTGCTATATCATCTTCATAAACAATTGAAGATTGAAACTCTTTATTTATTATTTTACAAAATGTGCAGTCTTCCATTATGTATAATTCTAGTCTTCTGGTTACGATGCTCCAGCGTCGTAACCATTCTTTCGTTCCAACGCTAGAGCATTGGAACGAGATTTTCTGTAAATTTTTACGATGATTTCTTCATCAAGATTAATCCAAATACTCCCAATACAATATTTGCAAACCACATACCAAGCAGGGGACTAAGCAGCGCTCTATCCGCAAACTTCTCTCCGCCTATCAGTGATGCCCAGTATAATAAAAAGAATAAGAGAGATAATCCAGCTGCAATTCCGAATCCGCCGCGCCTTACTCTGTATCCAAGCGGTGCGCCTATCAAAGCAAAAACTATACATGAAAAAGGAATCGAATACTTTTTGTAAATCTCCACATCATACTGGTCAACCTGCTTTTCAAGTTCTTTTCTTATAGTGGACTGGTTCTTATAATCATTCCTGTAAACCATAATCCTGGAGTACAATGTTTTCAAAGTATCATAAGCCGGATTTTTACCCGTCGTATCATTGGGATTTAACTTAACTCCTACAGGAGCTTTATAAACTGTATCTTTTAATTTATAATTGGAAATTTTTATTATGTCCGGATAAATTCTTCTGAACAACTGCTCGCCGATTGTATTTGATGACTTTTTTAAACTATCAACAATCTGATTCATCGCATAAGAGGATAGCTCCCTGTCTCCGCGCGAAAAAGCGTTATCGCCTGACTGCTGAAATCCAAATCCGTTGGCATCCATAATAATCCTGTGCTTATCGAATTTTATTACTCTGTACTTGTTGGTATAATCTAAATTATTCAGCTGATGAATTTCTCCGTTGGAGAGATTCATTACTATGTGTTTGAAATCACTTGTAAAGCTAATGTCGCCCTTCTCCGCAGTGATAACGTTTCTCGTTGCGGGATTGGAATAATCCGAAATATAGATATCCTCGAGATTATTGTTGTTCTCGAATGTTTTCTTGACAAGAATTTTAAATCCACCTATGTCATCGGAGAATTTCCCCGCTTCAAGAATAAATGTCGGCTTTGTTTTAGAGATATCAGTGAGAAGAACCCTTGCCTTATGATTTGCCTCAGGCAAGATATCGTTATTAAATCTTACCATAGCATACGATAAAATTACAGAGGCAATTAAAACCGGCGCCATAAGCTTGGGAAGACTCAAACCGCTTGCCTTCATAATTGTAATTTCGTTATCTGAAGATAAGGAACCGAATGCCATGAGAGTTGCTACAAGCACTGCCATTGGAGCGGCAAGAGTAACAATCCATGCAAGGTTGAATGTAATTAGCTGGAAGATTATCCATAAACTAAGACCCTTGCCGACTAACTGGTCAAGGGCCTTAATTAAGAATTGGAATAAGAAAAGAAAAAATATCGTGAAGAATGAAAATATAAACGGACCTACGTGAGCTTTTAATATGTATCTATATAGAATCATTCATTGTTTTTCATTTCAAAAAATTAATCATCGCTGATTTTTGTCCATGTCTGAAAATTCCCCGAAGTTGTCGGGTCAGTAGTCATTGATGTAATTGTAATATGGGAATCGTCCGTAAACTCAATATATTTGTATGCGTACCAAGAATCACAGCTGCTGCTTTTTGATAAGTCATCCATCTCATAATATCCTTTACCTGCCTTGATAATATTCATCCATTTAATTTCACCAACATCAAAACATGCTTCCTTCATTGCCTGTGTTGAAAAAACAATTTTTCCTTTAAATGTGCTGCCGGTCTTGAAAACCTTTACCTGCGCACCTGCTAAGTCATCACCCGTTCTTTCCCAGGTACCGATTAATTTATCCTGAGCATACAGATTAGATAAAGAAATAACCGACAGTACAAAAACTGCAAAGAACAGTCTTATTGTTTTTTGTTTCATTGGGGTTGTATTTATTTATTAAAGAAAATTATTTCAGTACTCCTAGCTCTTTACCGACTTTTGTAAATGCATTTATACATTTATCAAGATGCTCTCTGGTATGTGCAGCAGAAAGCTGTACTCTTATTCTTGCTTTTCCTTTTGCAACAACAGGGAAGAAGAATCCTATTACATAAATTCCTTCGTCCATTAATTTGGCTGCCATATCCTGTGCAAGTTTTGCATCGTAAAGCATGATTGGTACTATCGGATGAACGCCGGGCTTTATATCAAATCCGGCAGCAGTCATTTTCTCTCTGAAATATTTTGTGTTCTCTTCAAGTCTGTCTCTCAGTTCAGTTGTCTCTGTAAGTAAATCCATAACTGCTATCGAACCCCCGACTATTGAAGGAGCAAGAGAGTTTGAAAATAAATAAGGTCTGCTTCTTTGTCTTAATAAATCTATAATTTCTTTTCTTCCTGATGTAAATCCTCCCATTGCGCCGCCTAATGCTTTACCGAGCGTTCCTGTAATTATATCAACTCTTCCCATTACATCGCAATGCTCAATTGAACCTCTGCCTGTTTTTCCGAGGAAACCCGAGCAGTGACACTCATCAACCATAACCATTGCTTCGTACTTATCTGCTAAGTCGCAAATTGATTTTAAATCTGCAATTGTTCCGTCCATAGAAAATGCGCCGTCAGTACAGATGATTATCTGCTTAGCGCCTTTTGCTCTGGCATCTTTCAGATGCTCTTCGAGCTCTGCCATATCGTTGTGTTTATATCTGTAGCGCATTGCCTTACAGAGACGAACACCATCGATAATGCTGGCATGATTTAACTCATCTGAAATTATCGCATCGGTTTCATTTATTAAGGGTTCAAATACACCGCCGTTTGCATCGAAGCATGCTGCATATAAAATTGTATCCTCTGTTCCGAGAAATTTTGCAATTTTCTCTTCAAGTGTTTTATGTATTGTCTGCGTTCCGCAGATGAATCTTACTGATGACATTCCGTAACCCCATTCGTCGAGAGTTTTTTTTGCTGCTTCGATTACTTTAGGATGTGATGAAAGTCCCAGATAATTATTTGCGCAGAAGTTTATAACTTCTTTGCCGTTCGCTTTGATTTCCGCGCCCTGCGGAGTTTCGATAATTCTTTCTTTTTTATATAGCCCTGCCTCTTCAATTGATTGAAGCTCTTTTTGAAGTATGTCCTTGTATTGTGAAAACATTTCAGGTTGGATTAAAGATTATAAAATAATAACGTTCCCAAGCCTGAGCTTGGGAACGAGTATCGTTCTCGTTACGAAGCTCCAGCTTCGTAACGCAAAAACTATTTTATTAAAATTAATTTCTTTGTAGAGGTGAAATCAGATGTTTCTAACTTGTAAAAATATGTTCCGCTTGGTAATGCCGCTGCATCGAATTCGTATTGATATGTTCCTGCCTGTAAAATATTATTTACCAGTGCTGAAACTTCTCTTCCGTTTAAGTCATAAACTTTTAATGTTACAAAGCTTCTGTATGGGACTGCAAAATTTATTTTTGTAGTCGGGTTAAACGGATTTGGATAGTTTTGTGATAAAGCAAATCTGTCAGGAACCTGTGTTGAAAGTGTTGCAATTCCTGCTGTCTGACTGTTGCTGTATCCTGTAACGTTAACAGTTTTAACTGTATCACTTGAAGTGATAGTAATTAAACCGTTGAATGTCTGATTGTTTGCATTTGGTTTGAACTTCACTCTTGCATAAGCAAATGTG
This genomic interval from Bacteroidota bacterium contains the following:
- a CDS encoding HIT family protein, with product MEDCTFCKIINKEFQSSIVYEDDIAIAFMDIQPVNEGHTLVVPKKHYETLEDCDEETAKHLMAVTKKLNNAVSKAVKCEGVLNLIANGEAAGQEIFHLHIHIVPRFKNDGFGLQFSDEYFVPKERNALDETAEKIIGEL
- the purS gene encoding phosphoribosylformylglycinamidine synthase subunit PurS, which codes for MKFSSKIKITLRKSILDPQGKAIEHSLKSIGYDSILDTRIGKFIELLVEADSSEKAKQITEDACKKLLANPVMEDYEFETVELKA
- the gatA gene encoding Asp-tRNA(Asn)/Glu-tRNA(Gln) amidotransferase subunit GatA, producing MTAIPSTYSELRKNLDSGSITCTYVVEHYLSNIKAKESLNVFISLFENEALEQAKIVDEKIKNGTAGELAGMVISVKDVISVKDALLTCGSKILSNFNAIYDATVIKRLKDADAILIGKVNCDEFAMGSSNENSYYGVTKNPIDETRVPGGSSGASAVSVAADMCMVSLGSETGGSIRQPASFCGITGLKASYGRISRFGLVAFASSFDSIGLFAKENENIARVLKVIAGRDEQDSTSADVEVPDYTEEIKGKLDPKKIKIGFAKEYFGEGLNEEIKQTILAKLEHLKNKGFEVTEIELPYSKYGIQTYYILTCAEASSNLSRYDGVRYGVRSKKSEVLEDMYVNTRSEGFGDEVKRRIMLGTYVLSSGYYDAYYRKGQKVRNLIKKDFEKAFEKVDFIISPTTPTAAFKIGDKIDDPLAMYLNDIYTVSANLAGNCALSVPVGKDKEGLPFGIQVMGKKFDEAGLLRMANLLSE
- a CDS encoding LptF/LptG family permease, which gives rise to MILYRYILKAHVGPFIFSFFTIFFLFLFQFLIKALDQLVGKGLSLWIIFQLITFNLAWIVTLAAPMAVLVATLMAFGSLSSDNEITIMKASGLSLPKLMAPVLIASVILSYAMVRFNNDILPEANHKARVLLTDISKTKPTFILEAGKFSDDIGGFKILVKKTFENNNNLEDIYISDYSNPATRNVITAEKGDISFTSDFKHIVMNLSNGEIHQLNNLDYTNKYRVIKFDKHRIIMDANGFGFQQSGDNAFSRGDRELSSYAMNQIVDSLKKSSNTIGEQLFRRIYPDIIKISNYKLKDTVYKAPVGVKLNPNDTTGKNPAYDTLKTLYSRIMVYRNDYKNQSTIRKELEKQVDQYDVEIYKKYSIPFSCIVFALIGAPLGYRVRRGGFGIAAGLSLLFFLLYWASLIGGEKFADRALLSPLLGMWFANIVLGVFGLILMKKSS
- the kbl gene encoding glycine C-acetyltransferase, which produces MFSQYKDILQKELQSIEEAGLYKKERIIETPQGAEIKANGKEVINFCANNYLGLSSHPKVIEAAKKTLDEWGYGMSSVRFICGTQTIHKTLEEKIAKFLGTEDTILYAACFDANGGVFEPLINETDAIISDELNHASIIDGVRLCKAMRYRYKHNDMAELEEHLKDARAKGAKQIIICTDGAFSMDGTIADLKSICDLADKYEAMVMVDECHCSGFLGKTGRGSIEHCDVMGRVDIITGTLGKALGGAMGGFTSGRKEIIDLLRQRSRPYLFSNSLAPSIVGGSIAVMDLLTETTELRDRLEENTKYFREKMTAAGFDIKPGVHPIVPIMLYDAKLAQDMAAKLMDEGIYVIGFFFPVVAKGKARIRVQLSAAHTREHLDKCINAFTKVGKELGVLK
- a CDS encoding response regulator transcription factor is translated as MKNNKVKKKILVVDDEKDIVDILKYNLEKEHEFEVLAAYNGKEALELVESHPDLILLDIMMPELNGFEVCKQLKQNPATAKIPVIFLTAKENEIDEILGLELGADDYIHKPLSPRKVIARVKSVIRRSNVEAERNTKLDEIIKFKNLEVDSVTHSVKINKKEIFFPKKEFQLLHFLIANRGRVFSREILLNQIWGENIYVVDRTVDVHVAKVREKLGEYNDYIETIKGLGYRFKEAK
- a CDS encoding Gfo/Idh/MocA family oxidoreductase encodes the protein MSKTQLAIVGLGGIAQVNHIPILSKMNDVEITAVCDLELSKAKTIASKYGIKKWYKDFDKMLDENPEIAAVIITAQTDAHRELALKSFAAGKDVLVEKPIARNYAEAEDIVEAAKKHKKKLMIGMNNRFRNDVMLMKTFVKGKEIGEPFYVKTGWIKTQSSDQKWFLEKEKSGGGVLLDNGIVMLDLGMWMLGFPEPLSVSAVNYNHNTKNVEDSNISLIKFKNGSTLSIETSWSLQREGELFYCNVFGKTGSSAINPLRIYKRMGDKLFNITPNKLQMPANQFKKSYEFELQHFVKVINNEAEIICNGDEALSRMKIVDAIYKSAKLGKEVIFK
- a CDS encoding twin-arginine translocase TatA/TatE family subunit — protein: MFGLGTPEIILIALVILVLFGAKKIPDLMQGLGKGIREFKKASSDIEKDITNHDRDNDKKPAA
- a CDS encoding ATP-binding protein; this encodes MKNRLKLFTKFTLLYSLLFLVFIIFLSKVIDVSNETLIASAVIMLVCYGATFAFIKFELFKPLQDLSKITTKLSSKKDNSEELDNEISAVNEILAELIHYRDEKSKSLYIYNINNLLIDVAERLSSDLQTAKTFKVNRNEFLGNVTHELRTPIFAIQLSLETLLDGAMNDKAVAEDFLQRAIKQTYRLKDLVDDLISISKLEAGMKMSKRYFRVNDMIKKTIDDLQGIASKKHITIEFNPGSSNGVNVFGDEERLKQVMINLIDNAVKYTNAEGVIKVTTEMKPKEVTIAVEDNGIGIPKADLPRLFERFYRVDKTRSRDVGGSGLGLSIVKHILEVHKSQIKVESEENKGTRFEFNLTR
- the purQ gene encoding phosphoribosylformylglycinamidine synthase subunit PurQ; this encodes MSKAKIGVVVFPGSNCDHDAYNVCKHVLNADTKFLWHKEGSIDDRNVIILPGGFSYGDYLRCGAISRFSSIMTDVIRFANNGGIVIGICNGFQVLCESGLLPGALLRNENLKFICKTVSLKVENNKSIFTGKYDIKENINIPIAHGEGNYYCDENTLSELISNNQILFSYNENPNGSLFNIAGIQNKHRNVLGMMPHPERASEKVLGNDDGKRLFESVVESIL